CATGAGCAATAAGGTTATCCTTGTTGTTCTAGATGGACTGAACTATCAGGTAGCCCGTGATTGCATGGGCTACCTGAACGGCCTTCTAGAACTTAATGACTCGAAAAACAGTAATCACAGCGTTTCCCAAAATCAACAGGGCACTTCGCAAATCATGAGCACACAAAAAAATAAGCTGCGCGCCACGCTTTATCCTGTGCAATGTGAACTGCCATCTATGTCACGCCCACTGTATGAGTGCATTTTAACGGGAGTTCGCCCTGTTGAGAGTGGTATCGTTAACAATCAAATCGTGCGCTTGTCGAATCATGAGTCGATCTTTAGCTTGGCTAAATCGCAGGGTAAAGTGACGGCTGCTGCTGCCTATCACTGGGTGAGCGAGTTGTATAACCGCGCGCCGTTTGACGCTGTGCGTGACCGTTTTACCAACGATGAAACCATGAACATCCAACACGGTTGTTTTTATCACTGGGACCACTACCCAGATGAAGCCTTGTTCTTGGATGCAGAGCACCTGCGTATCGCTCATCAGCCTGATTTTTTATTGATTCACCCAATGAACATTGACGACATAGGGCACAAGCACGGGCTGGATTCTCGCCAATACCGCAACAGTGCACGTGGCGCGGATATTTACCTATCAAACTATCTTGAGAAATGGGTAGACGATGGCTATCAAGTGATCATCACCAGTGACCACGGCATGAACAATGACTTGTCTCACGGTGGCATTCTGCCTGAAGAGCGTGAAGTACCATTCTTCGTAATCGGCGATAAGTTCACACATCAAGAATGTTTAGTGAAACAGACTGACATCTGCGGCAGCGTGTGTCAGTTACTCAGCCTTGAACACGATAAATCTTACACTCAGGAATTGTTGGCCCTATGAGCAGTTCTGTAATCACGCAGAGCGATGGCTCTGCGCTTAAACCTCAAACCAAATCTTGGTTCAAACGCTTCAAGCCCGCTTTGTGGCTTGCGCCTTTCGCGCTGTTCTTCTATTTGTTCCAACTGGCACCTATGGTTTGGGTGCTGATCAATAGCTTCTTTTACGACGACGAACTCTCTCTCGAAAACTATTCTGAAATATTCGATTCTGCTTTCATGATGCAGGCCTTCGGCAACAGTTTATGGTTGTCGATTTGGTCGAGTATTGTTGGCTTAGCGATTGCGACTCTGCTCGTTTCTTCATTGCGCCGCGTTGATTCTAAAATCCGTGATGCGGTGATTGCGTTTACCAACATGAGCAGCAACTTCTCTGGTGTGCCTCTGTCGTTCGCCTTCATCATCATCTTGGGTACCAATGGCGCGATCACCTTATTGCTCAAGCAGTACGGATTGCTGGGGGACTTCGACTTGTACGGCAAGTGGGGCTTGCTGGCGATTTACATCTATTTCCAAATCCCATTGGCGGCGCTGTTGCTGTATCCAGCGTTCGATGCCTTGAGTGACGACTGGCAAGCTGCCTCGGCACTGCTTGGTGCGAGAACTTGGCAATACTGGACCAAAATAGCGTTGCCTGTGTTATCACCGGCCTTGTTCGGCACCTTCATCATCTTGATTGCTAACGCGATTGGCGCGTATGCGAGTGTGTATGCGCTAACCTCGGGCAACTACAACGTGATTACGATTCGTATCGCGAGTTTGGTATCGGGCGACTTGTTCTTAGAGCCAAACCTAGCAGCCGCAATTTCCGTGATTCTGATGGCGATGCTGGCCTTTATCACTGTGATTAACCAATGGCTGATCAGCAAAAGCTACGCAGGGAAGAGAAAGTAATGAACACCGTAAATACTCGCTTTCATAAAACGGTTGTCTATTCGATTGTCGGCATCATGATGATCCCGATCTTAGCGACCTTTATCTACTCGATCTCTTCGCGTTGGGGCGCGACGATCCTGCCTGACGGTTTTACTCTGGATTGGTACATCAATTTGCTGACGGATCCTCGCTTCTTACAAGCATTTGGCCGTTCACTGTTTATCTGTGTGGCGGCGCTGTCATTGAGTGTGGTGTTGGTTCTACCTGCGATTTTCGTGGTGTTTTACTACTTCCCGAAACTCGATAAGGTGATGAATATCCTGATCTTATTGCCATTCGCTGTGCCGCCTGTTGTGTCGTCGGTGGGTTTGCTTCAACTGTACGCTGATAGCGAAATCTCACTGATAGGTACACCATGGATTCTGATTGGTACCTACTTCACCATCGCGCTGCCATTTATGTACCGCGCGATTGCCAACAGCTTTGAAGCGATTAACTTGCATGACTTGATGGACGCTGCTCACCTGCTCGGTGCAAGTACCACCAAGGCGTTCTTGTTGATTATTCTGCCAAACCTTAAGAAAGGCTTAATGGCGTCACTGTTCTTGTCGTTCTCGTTCCTATTGGGCGAGTTCGTGTTTGCCAACATCTTGGTAGGAACACGCTACGAGACACTGCAAATCTACCTATATAACATGCGTCAAACCAGTGGCCACTTCACGTCAGCCCTTGTGATGACGTACTTCCTGTTTATTTTCTTACTGACTTGGTTGGCAAGTCGTTTCAGCCAGGGAACAAAATAATGAGCTATGTAAATGCGAAAAACCTCACCAAGAGCTTTGGTGACAATACAGTGTTTGAAGATATTGAATTCTCAATCGAGAAGGGCGAATTCATCACGCTGCTTGGCCCAAGTGGCTGTGGAAAATCAACTCTGCTGCGCAGCCTGGCAGGCTTGAATCCTGTTGATGGCGGTGAAATCTGGGTTAACGGTGAAGAGATTACTCACCAAGTGCCGCAACAGCGTGGCATCGGCATGGTGTTTCAATCTTATGCGTTGTTCCCGAACATGACGGTTGAAGGCAACATTGCGTTTGGCCTTAAAATGAAAAAGCTTGCTGCTGTTGAGATTAAGCGCGAAGTCGCGAAAGTGATTGGGCTGGTGGACTTAACGGGCAAAGAGAAGTTCTACCCGCATCAGTTATCGGGCGGTCAGCGTCAGCGTGTGGCTTTGGCAAGAGCTTTGGTGGTTAAGCCGCGTATTCTGTTGCTCGATGAACCACTTTCAGCGCTGGATGCGAAGATCCGTAAACACCTACGCCAACAGATCCGAGATATTCAAAAAGAGATGAACTTGACCACGATCTTCGTGACCCATGATCAAGAAGAAGCGATGATCATGTCTGACCGTATCTTCTTGATGAACAAAGGCGAGATCGTGCAAGCCGGCACACCCGAAGAGATCTACACTCAGCCAGCCAATGAATTCGTTGCTGGGTTCATGGGCCACTACAATGTGGTGCAAGCGAACAAAGCCAAGCAGCTGTTCAACATTGAAACCGAATGGAAGGTGGCGATTCGACCTGAATCTATCTACGTTAAAGAGCAGGGTCGACAATATGACGAACATATCTCTGCGCCGCAAACAGGCACCATTCGCAACCACCAACTCTTGGGGAACGTGATTCGCTACCAAGTGGACGTTGATGAGTGTGAACTGACGGTCGACCTACTTAACCGTTCTTCTGAACGACTGTTGGCAAACGGTAGCCAACTTGAACTCCTGTTTAACCTTAACGAAATTCAACCTGTGAGAGCCTAAGATGTTCAAACCTTTGTATGTATTTGATATGGATGAAACGCTGATCAACGCCGATGCAGCGATGCTCTGGAATGAGTTCTTGGTTGAAAAGGGCATTGCCACAGCGCCGAACTTTATCGAAGAAGATAAGCGCTTAATGGGCTTGTATTCGGAAGGTAAGCTGAACATGGAAGATTACCTCACGTTTTCCATGCAGCCTTTAGCTGATATGCCAACAGAGCAAGTGACTGCCTTGGTGGAAGAGTGTGTTGAACAGCATATTTTGCCTAAGCAGTTCAAGCAGTCGAAACCTTTGATTGAGCAGCTTGAGAATGATGACATCGACATGTTGATCATCTCGGCTAGCGTCACTTTCCTAGTAGAAGCGGTCGGTCGCAAGATTGGTATCGAGAACGCACTCGGTATCGATTTGGTCGAAAACCAAGGCCGTTTCACGTCTCAGATCTCTGGTGTACCAAGCTACCGTGAAGGCAAAGTAACGCGTTTGAAAGAGTGGTTAGACAATCAAGAAACCAACTACTCAGATATCCACTTTTATACGGATTCAATCAACGACTTACCTTTGTGTGAACACGCTGATTTTTCTTATCTGGTAAACCCATGCCCGCGTTTGAAAGCGTTAGCTGATCAACCGAATTGGTCGATTCTCAACTGGGATTAACGCGAATCTTATATTCGAATTGGGTTCGTTCTAGAACTCATCAAGCCGCTGACTACAGCGGCTTTTTGTTTCGTATTATTCTATTTCTAGTTTGTAACCTATCCCGTAAATGGATTTGATGAAGTCACATTTTTCATTTATCGAGACCATTTTTTTGCGTAAGTTTTTAATATGGCTATCGATAGTGCGATCGCTGACCACTCTTCTATCGTCGTAGATTTTATCAATCAATTGATCGCGACTATAAATGCGGCCAACATTTTGATAGAGAAGGTGCAAAAGCCGAAACTCAGCTGGCGTTAAACTTAGCTTAATACCACATAGGACGGCAGTCATACTCAATTCATCAATATCAATTTCGTTCGTGGCTGACGTGGCTTGGGGCTTGCTGGAACGGCGCAAAATATTTTTCACCCTCACGACTACTTCTCTCGGGCTGTACGGCTTACATATATAATCATCTGCACCCAATTCAAGCCCAACGAGTCGATCGATCTCTTCGACCTTGGCTGTCGCCATAACCACAGGGATGTCACTGAACGTTCTCAGCTCTCGATAAATATCCAACCCGTCTCGATTGGGTAGCATTAGGTCGAGAATAATGAGTTTAGGCGATGCTTGTTTTACCCAGTCAATGACAAGATTACCATCGATAATATGATGACTTTCAAGGCCAGAGTGCTCTAAGTACTCACACAGTACACTTGCTAATGCAGGCTCATCTTCGACGACTAAGATCACGATTTTATTTCCTTTGGTAACGCTATGATGATTCGTAGTCCACCCAATTCTGAGTGGTCGGCAGTAATGTGTCCTTGGTGCGCTTCAACGATATTTTTACAGATAGATAAGCCAAGCCCAGAACCGCCACTTGAGCGACTGCGCGATTTATCAACGCGGTAAAGCCTCTCAAACAAACGCGGAAGTGATGCATCAGGTACACCTGGATCACTGTCTTCAACGTTGATAATAATACTATCACTAATGTCGGTAACATCTATCGATACATGCCCATTATCGCTAGTGTATCGTGCGCTATTTTCCAACAGATTCACAAACAGTTGTGTCAGTAATCTCTCATCACACGAGGTAAACAGTGGGGCTGAATGGTCATAGTGCTTTGTTAATGTGATTCTTTTCTGTTCTAAACGGATCGAGTTTTGAACGATCACAGAATCAATCAGTTTATGTATATCAACGTTGTTTTTAACATTGAGGTTAAATCCGATGTCATACAGGGAGAGTTGATGAAGATCCTCAACGAGTTGACCCAGTGTGATGATTTGTTGATGTAACGAGTCGATATATTTTGGCTCAGGAGATCGGATACCGTCTTGTAGCGCTTCTAGTTCACTTCTTAGTACGGTGATAGGCGTTCTAAGTTCATGTGAAATATCCGATAACCACTGTTCTCTAAGTGTTTTTTGTTTTCTTAGTGTTTCGACTACACCGTTGAATATTCCGATGAGATCGGACAATTCATCATTGCCGCTTTTTTCAATGTAGAAATCGAGATCGCCATTTTCGATAGATTTGGCACCTTTCGACAAAGCACGCAATGGTTTCAAAAATCGCCTAACAAGAAATAAAGCGATAAGGAATGAAAGCAACACGGTAATCGAAGCGATAGTGCTTACATGCGTCGTTTGTTGTTTGAAAAAGCTTTCTGCCAAAGGCCCTGATATTTCATCCATCTGGACGATGGAGATATACCCAATCACTTGATCATCCCGTGTTATTTCGACTAGTGCTTGATGCTGACCATCTTCAAGGTGATGTAGGTTTTCAGGAGGTCCAATTATAGCTCGCCCGTTTTGATCTAAAATGTTGAGTCGTTGCCAAATAGGTTGAAGATCTGGCGCTTCCGGCTCTCTTAATGGTGGTGGCGATGGGTGTCTGTCACGAGCATGTGGTCGTGAGGGGCCACCAATGCTGCTGGCGATTAAATGTGGTTCACGTTCTAGCCGCCTCCACTTTTCGGAAGGTGAGTAATATTGCTTTAAGTTATTGGCGAGTTCTTGAGCTAGGGCAATCTCATTATTATTTGTGAAATCTTGGAGCCCTCTTTGAAAACTGGAGTTAATAAAATAGGTCAGTACAAAGAGCATGGTCACGCATACCATTAGTATTGAAACAAACAGTTTAGTGAAAATTGATATGCGCACGTTCTCTCCAGAAGTTAAAGTGAATTAGGACAGTAAAATGAATTAAGACAAAAGTGAGTTAAACCAATATTAGTCACCAATCGTGTGGGAAATGTGGACATTGATTTCTTTATTCATCTTAGGCCATGTATAAGCATCTTTTTGTTAGAAACGAATAGCGAGCTGACAGGGTGCTATACCCCATCAGCTCGCATTGAATTATCACTATTTTTGGATAACCCTCTAACAATTATTGACGTCTTGGTGGTGGCGGCGGAACTTCCTCTTCCGATAGACCACCGCTTCCATCTGCGTCTAGTTTGTCAAAGTCATCGGCGAGTGGACCTCTGAGCTCTTCTAATTGTAACTCGCCATCACCGTTTGCATCCATTTCTTCAAAACTTGGCATTTCTCTTGGACCTTCACGGCTTTCAGCACACGCTTGAAGCGCGAATGTCGATGTCAGTAAAAGTAATGCTGTCGTGATTTTTTTCATAATTTAATTCCTATTCGTAACCAAATATAAGTGTATTTCTTTGACGCAAATAGGTTAGCGATCAAATTAGCAGAGAAAATGGATAAATCTAGGAGATGAAAGTTAGCGTTTAACTTTAATAGGGCATCAGTTCATCAGCCCATCAAGTCAGGTTGTTTAAACCTCCATTGTTTCTACATAGTTTCCACATTTTCTATTTTTATCCTAGTCCATTATTGAACTCATGAATTTAATGCCTTTAGCAATAAAGGCAGAAAGCTATCGTTGGTATTGAAATGGATTATTTTTTAGGAGCCGTAGAATGAAGGCAATGGTAAAAAAATCAGTCGTTGTCTCTTCTACGTTGTTGGTTGCTTCTTATAGTAACGCTGCTCTTTATAGGGTGGTTTTGGAGGAATCACCAGTAGAAACGGAATCGGTGTATGGGGTTGCAGTTGAACCAGAGCTTGGTACAACGGATTGCTTTAGTACCAGTTGTGGTGACACCGATTACGCATTCGCAGGGGAAGCTCAAAATGCAGAACCAGGTTTTTCCTTTAAAGAGGAGGTCCCTTTTGGTATCGATAACACGTTCTACTATTTGGATTATGACGATATCTATAGCTACTGCACAAGTGAACTTGGCTACGCGACTTGTGAAGCTTGGAGTTCTTTGTTGTGGTATGGCGATGAGGATGCAGGCATTGGAGGCTTGAGAAATGAGCGTGATGCATATTACGAGCTGAGCTATCAGACGAATTCCACGGCTTTCTATGACTCTTATTCGTTAAGTGATATCCCTGATGTTGGCAGTAATCCACCTGATGTGAGCAGTTATAGTTATTCCTTTGTTGATGGAACAGAGGAGAAGGTGATCACTAAAGTTGACGAGAATGGTTTTGTTCTTGGTAACACCAGCAGTGGTTATTACAGCTATAACAACCAATATATTCAGTTGTATAGGCAGCGTGGTTACTACGATACAGGCACTGAATTTACGGTTCTCCAACCTGAAGCCGATACCAGCATTACGATCAGCGATGCTGACGGCGAAGCGAATATAATCTCCCAAATGGGAAGAACGATGGCTTTTGATTCTTTCAGTTATGGAGGGGAAAGCTATGTGGTCGGAAGCGCGTCCGTTGCGACTTTTTATTACAGTGATGAGTATAAAGATTATGACTCTCCGTACACATCCGACAGTGATGCAGAGGATCTAGATAATTGTATCGATGAAGATATTGAGCCTTCTTTATATCCAGAGTGTCAGAACTTTGCTTTTGCTAATCGAGCTTTTGTCTGGAATATAACCGATGCGAATGGCCCCAATGATGATGGAAACCGTTTCTCAGTATCTGATTGGGAAACCAGTTCGACCTATTACTCTTACAACGATGATGAAGCTTCAGCACAGGCGAGTGTGAGGGCTGCAACGATTTCATCTAGAGGGACATATAGCTCTTATCCTGTTTTAGTTGGTTACAATACAGAGCTAGATGATTCTGATAACTTTCTTATGCAGGCTGCTGTGTTTAGGCCAAGCAGTACGTCAAATTTCAGCGTTTCGGAAAATTCTTGGACGACGACATTTATCGCTAATGCGACGGTAGAAGTGAGTGATTCATACATTCACAGTAATTCTGTCGCAACAGATATTAATGAAAACATGATGGTTATTGGTTATGCAAAACGAGATGGTGATTATCCGTCGGATCGTGTGTCTGACAATCGTATGTTTGTCGCTGATGCGAATGACACAACGCCAACAGCTACATTCTTCGCAAGTTTAGGTGAAGACATTTTCTTTGATAGTGCAGAAGGAAAAGCAAGTGAGATCAATAATTACAATGAAATTGTTGGCTATGTTGACGCAGAAACTCACTCTGAAGTAGACGGCCATGAAAGGAGGCATCGCGGCTTCATTTTCCCTTACAACGACATTGGTACCGATGCTGATAGACGTGCAAGATATAATGATCAAGCTTGGTGGTTAGACGACCTAACTAACGGTGGTGACTACAGTGATGCCAACAACCACTTTAGAATATTGGACGCAACCGACATTAATGATGCGGGTGTTATCTCAGGGACGGCAATACAATGTTTTGCGAGTGAAAGTAGCTCCTCTTCTATGGCTTATGATTCAACCGCGCACTTTGCATATTGTAATGATGGAGTAGGTGACGAGAGGGTGGTGGCTGTGAAACTTATCCCGATATCTGGAGCAACAAGTGAAGACATTGCTGAAAGAAGTGATGATAGCGCTGAAGATGTTGAACGTAGTGGTGCCGGTACCGGGTTATTGGTGCTTATCAGTTTGATGTCCGTGCTTTCTATGCGTTCAAGAGTATCTCGTCTGTAACTTTTTAAATTGATGAAGTTCAAAAGTCGCCTTCTTTTTCCGATAACATCGAAGGCGGCACTAAGTCGATGTTACCCCTTTCGCTTAAAAGTCCACATGTAACAATTCAATAACATTTCTTGCTCGCCTGTAAATCAAACCACCCTCTTTCAATCCCTTGATAGCACTCATTTTCTTGTTGTGAGGTTTTGTGTGTAACAAATATTTTACAACTTGACGAGTTTTCAGCGTTACTGCCCATTTCCTTCCATCCATTCCAATCTTTCCGCTTGTGGGCCAAATTTAATCAAGGACAAAAATCACTTAACACAAAACCAGTAGGTACAAGGAGAAAGTTCATGGTGGAGTCATACAACCCGCTTGGCACAGATGGATTCGAGTTTGTTGAATACACGGCCGTTGACCACAAGGGAATAGAGCAACTTAAAGCGCTGTTTGTGTCACTTGGTTTTGCTGAGATCGCCAAGCACCGTTCAAAAGAGGCTTGGCTGTATCGACAAGGTGACATCAACTTTATCGTCAATGAACAGCCTCACAGCCAAGCGGAAGCGTTCGCTAAAGTTCACGGCCCATCGGTGTGTGGCATGGCGTTTCGTGTCAACGAAGCAACAGCTGCAATGGAGCAAGCGTTTAAGGGTGGCGGTGAAGAGTACAAGACAGAAATAGGGCCGATGGAGCTTAGCATTCCTGCCATTTACGGCATCGGTGAAAGCCTGCTCTATTTTGTGGATCGCTATGGCAAGCAGAGCATCTACGACGTTGATTTCCGATTCTATGATGACGCGCAAGAGCGCATGGCGAAAGCCGACGTAGGCCTTTATGAGATCGATCACCTCACGCACAACGTGAAACAAGGCAATATGGATCTGTGGTCTGGTTTTTATGAGCGTATCGGTAATTTTCGTGAGATTCGCTACTTCGACATTGAAGGTAAGCTGACAGGCCTTGTGAGCCGTGCCATGACCTCACCATGTGGCAAGATCCGTATTCCAATCAATGAGTCTTCAGATGACAAATCACAAATTGAAGAGTTCATTCGTGAATACAACGGCGAAGGTATCCAACACATCGCGCTTGCTACGGATGACATCTACAAAACGGTGAAAACCCTGCGTGATCGCGGCATGGACTTTATGCCAACCCCAGATACCTACTATGAGAAAGTTGACGATCGTGTAAAAGGCCACCGGGAAGATACCGATCTGTTGCGTGACCTACGCGTTCTGATTGATGGTGCGCCGACCAAAGACGGCATCTTGCTGCAAATTTTCACACAGACGGTAATCGGGCCTGTGTTCTTTGAAATCATTCAGCGTAAAGGTAATGAAGGCTTTGGCGAAGGTAACTTCAAAGCGCTGTTTGAATCGATTGAAGAGGACCAGATTCGTCGAGGAGTATTAGACGATGCATAAATGGATCTCGTTTCCTCATCGGGAGGGTGTGTGCTCTAAACAAGCGCACGCCGATTTTCCCGAAGAGGCAATCTATGAGCGAGAGGCGGGCCGAAGTGGGTTCTTCGGCCCAGCGGCTCACTTTCATCACCAACATGCCCCAACAGGTTGGTCGGAGTGGGAGGGTGATCTGCGCCCTCGCGCTTTTGATTTCACGCTGGTGGAAAAAGCCAGCCAGATAACGCCTTGGGCTGTGCCTCATCTTTTGCACAATGCGGACTGCAAAATTCGTGTGTGGCGCATGGACGAGAAGATGGATTTCTTGGTGCGTAATTCCGACGGTGATGAGCTGCTGTTCATTCATCAAGGCAGCGCCGATCTCTATTGTGACTATGGTCATCTAGAGGTGAGTGAAGGGGATTACGTGATGATCCCGCGCTCGACCAACTGGCGTTTAGAGCCAAGCGAGCCGATGTTTATCTTGATGATTGAGAACACAGACGCGGCTTACTCCTTGCCAGAGAAAGGCATGGTCGGTAATCACGCGGTGTTTGATCCTGCTGTGCTCGACATCCCTTCTATCAATGATCAGTTCCGCGTTCAGTACTCAGAAAATCAAACTCAGGTTCAGGTAAAACGCCACGACAAAGTCAGCGTTATTACTTATCCGTTCAATCCATTGGATGCAATTGGTTGGCATGGCGACCTAGCTGTGGTGAAAGTAAATTGGCGCGATATCAGACCGCTGATGTCACATCGCTACCACTTGCCACCCTCTGCGCATACAACGTTTGTTGGCGCAGGCTTTGTGGTGTGCACCTTTGTGCCACGCCCGATTGAGAGCGATCCTGGGGCGTTAAAAGTGCCGTTCTACCACAACAACGATGATTACGACGAAGTGCTGTTCTATCACGCAGGTGACTTCTTCAGTCGCGATAACATTGAGGCGGGCATGGTGACCTTCCATCCGGCTGGGTTTACGCATGGGCCTCACCCTAAAGCCTTTAAGGCAGGGCAAGCGCACAAGAAGAAGTTTACCGATGAAGTGGCGGTGATGATCGATACTCGCCACGCGCTGCAGTTCTCTGATGAACTCGATAGCGTTGAGAACAAAGAATATGTCTACAGTTGGCAAGAGAAGTAAGGGGCAACAAGGATGAAATTAGCAACCAAGAAAAATGGTACTCGCGATGGTCTGTTGATGGTCGTGAGTAGAGATCTTAAACAGTGTGTGCCAGCGACGGAGATTTTTCACGCGATGTATTTGGCGCCAACCATGCAGGTAGCTTTGGATAACTGGGACAGTGTTGCGCCTCAGTTAGAAGAATTATACACCTCGCTTAATACTGGGCATGTGATAGGCAGTGAAGTCTTTGCGCCTCAATATTGTGAATCGCCTCTGCCACGCGCTTATCAATGGGCAGATGGCAGCGCGTATGTAAACCACGTTGAGCTGGTGCGTAAGGCTCGTGGTGCTGAAATGCCAGAAAGCTTTTGGGTCGACCCGCTTATGTATCAAGGCGGCTCAGATACCTTTATTGGTCCGCGTGACAATATTGAGTTTGCCAGTGACGAATGGGGTATCGATTTCGAGGGTGAAGTCGCGGTTGTTACTGGAGATGTGCCAATGAGCGCTAGTGCCAAACAAGCGCATGATTCAATTCGTCTATTGATGTTAGTGAATGATGTGTCGCTGCGCGGTTTGATTCCTGCTGAGCTCGCCAAGGGCTTTGGTTTCTTCCAGTCTAAGCCCTCTTCAGCGTTTTCTCCAGTTGCGGTAACACCTGATGAGCTTGGCGAACAATGGAAAGGCAGCAAGGTGCATTTACCGCTGATATCGACCTACAACAACCAGCCTTTTGGTTGTCCGAATGCAGGCGTGGATATGACCTTCAACTTTGCCGAGCTCGTGGTACATGCCGCGAAGACTCGCCCATTGTCGGCAGGCACAATCATAGGCTCGGGCACGGTTTCTAATAAGCAAGGGACTGACCACGGCACCTCAATTGCCGAAGGCGGTGTGGGTTATTCATGTATTGCCGAAGTGCGAATGATTGAGACGATTCGTGATGGTAAACCGTCGACTAAATTCATGTCGTTTGGCGATTCGATCAAGCTTGAGATGTTTGATGCAGCGGGTGACTCCATTTTTGGTGCGATTGACCAAAAAGTGAGCCAGTATCGAGCGGTATAATCCACGTAATAGGATTTCTGTATGAGCGAGAGCATCGTGAACAAGAACATTATACTTTACGGTTACTGGCGCTCGTCCGCAGCCTATCGAGTGCGTATTGGATTAAACCTGAAGCAACTCAACTACGAGTCTAAATCGGTGCACTTGGTGCGTAATGGCGGCGAGCAGCATGACCCACAATATCGTGAGCTCAACGCCAGTGAATTAGTGCCCGTGCTGGTGGATGGTGAAGTTCAACTCAATCAGTCACTGGCTATTCTTCAATATCTCGATGAACACTATTTGTGTGAGAGCAGCCCTGACTCCTCGCTCATTCCAGAGCAAACACCGCTGCGTTATCAAGCGTTGGCTATGGCTCAGGATATTGCGATAGAAATTCACCCTCTGAACAACCTGCGCGTGTTGCAGTATTTGGAGCGAGAATTGTCTTGCGAGCAAGAGGCAAAAATAGACTGGCTTCATTATTGGATGAGCCAAGGTTTCTGTGCTTTAGAAGAGAAGCTTTCTAAGCATCGTCAAACACACGGTGATTCGGTGTATAGCATCACCGATTCACCATGCATTGTCGATATCTGCTTGGTGCCACAGGTGTATAACGCGCTGCGCTTTGGCGTTGATATGTCACCGTATCCGTTGATTAACTCGATTGTCGAAGCGTGTAACCAGTTACCCGCTTTTATTGAGGCGATACCAGAGAACCAAGCGGATGCGAATGTACTTACGTAAACGTATAGCAACACTTTACGGCTAATTTCGACTGCAATACGATAGACCACAAACATCTAAGGTGTGTCTGACGTAGTGCTAACAATGTTTATTTTATTTGTAATACAATTAGATATCTTTAAATTAACGAATAAAATGGCTATGAAATCAGTTCTATGTTTTGGCGATTCCAACACTTGGGGATGTTCCCCAGACTTACCGCGTAGATATAACCGTGCAGAGCGCTGGACGATGTTACTTCAATCAAAACTCCCTAATTATGTCGTGATTGAAGAGGGTTTAAACAGCAGAACAACCGTTTTAGATGACCCTTATGAAGCAGGAAAAAAAGGGCTAGATTACCTTTTACCGTGCATAGAAAGCCATCACCCCGATCTTGTTAT
The Vibrio cyclitrophicus DNA segment above includes these coding regions:
- a CDS encoding ABC transporter ATP-binding protein; protein product: MSYVNAKNLTKSFGDNTVFEDIEFSIEKGEFITLLGPSGCGKSTLLRSLAGLNPVDGGEIWVNGEEITHQVPQQRGIGMVFQSYALFPNMTVEGNIAFGLKMKKLAAVEIKREVAKVIGLVDLTGKEKFYPHQLSGGQRQRVALARALVVKPRILLLDEPLSALDAKIRKHLRQQIRDIQKEMNLTTIFVTHDQEEAMIMSDRIFLMNKGEIVQAGTPEEIYTQPANEFVAGFMGHYNVVQANKAKQLFNIETEWKVAIRPESIYVKEQGRQYDEHISAPQTGTIRNHQLLGNVIRYQVDVDECELTVDLLNRSSERLLANGSQLELLFNLNEIQPVRA
- a CDS encoding ABC transporter permease; this translates as MNTVNTRFHKTVVYSIVGIMMIPILATFIYSISSRWGATILPDGFTLDWYINLLTDPRFLQAFGRSLFICVAALSLSVVLVLPAIFVVFYYFPKLDKVMNILILLPFAVPPVVSSVGLLQLYADSEISLIGTPWILIGTYFTIALPFMYRAIANSFEAINLHDLMDAAHLLGASTTKAFLLIILPNLKKGLMASLFLSFSFLLGEFVFANILVGTRYETLQIYLYNMRQTSGHFTSALVMTYFLFIFLLTWLASRFSQGTK
- a CDS encoding alkaline phosphatase family protein, with amino-acid sequence MSNKVILVVLDGLNYQVARDCMGYLNGLLELNDSKNSNHSVSQNQQGTSQIMSTQKNKLRATLYPVQCELPSMSRPLYECILTGVRPVESGIVNNQIVRLSNHESIFSLAKSQGKVTAAAAYHWVSELYNRAPFDAVRDRFTNDETMNIQHGCFYHWDHYPDEALFLDAEHLRIAHQPDFLLIHPMNIDDIGHKHGLDSRQYRNSARGADIYLSNYLEKWVDDGYQVIITSDHGMNNDLSHGGILPEEREVPFFVIGDKFTHQECLVKQTDICGSVCQLLSLEHDKSYTQELLAL
- a CDS encoding response regulator gives rise to the protein MILVVEDEPALASVLCEYLEHSGLESHHIIDGNLVIDWVKQASPKLIILDLMLPNRDGLDIYRELRTFSDIPVVMATAKVEEIDRLVGLELGADDYICKPYSPREVVVRVKNILRRSSKPQATSATNEIDIDELSMTAVLCGIKLSLTPAEFRLLHLLYQNVGRIYSRDQLIDKIYDDRRVVSDRTIDSHIKNLRKKMVSINEKCDFIKSIYGIGYKLEIE
- a CDS encoding ABC transporter permease, with the translated sequence MSSSVITQSDGSALKPQTKSWFKRFKPALWLAPFALFFYLFQLAPMVWVLINSFFYDDELSLENYSEIFDSAFMMQAFGNSLWLSIWSSIVGLAIATLLVSSLRRVDSKIRDAVIAFTNMSSNFSGVPLSFAFIIILGTNGAITLLLKQYGLLGDFDLYGKWGLLAIYIYFQIPLAALLLYPAFDALSDDWQAASALLGARTWQYWTKIALPVLSPALFGTFIILIANAIGAYASVYALTSGNYNVITIRIASLVSGDLFLEPNLAAAISVILMAMLAFITVINQWLISKSYAGKRK
- a CDS encoding HAD family hydrolase; its protein translation is MFKPLYVFDMDETLINADAAMLWNEFLVEKGIATAPNFIEEDKRLMGLYSEGKLNMEDYLTFSMQPLADMPTEQVTALVEECVEQHILPKQFKQSKPLIEQLENDDIDMLIISASVTFLVEAVGRKIGIENALGIDLVENQGRFTSQISGVPSYREGKVTRLKEWLDNQETNYSDIHFYTDSINDLPLCEHADFSYLVNPCPRLKALADQPNWSILNWD